One window of Thermodesulfovibrionales bacterium genomic DNA carries:
- a CDS encoding hydrogenase 4 subunit F, with translation LLTNNVGILWIAMELATLSTVLLVSLYRTPTAIEAAWKYFILCGVGIAQALFGTVLLYFAAEKVLGEGGEALLWTNLSRVSGSLEPTVLSLAFVFLMVGYGTKVGLVPLHNWLPDAHSEGPTPISAVLSGLLLNIALYALVRCKVLVDGSTRSHHAGDIMMGFGILSILVAAFSLLRQKDIKRLFSYSSIEHMGIATFAFGLGGPIATFGALLHMLVHSLAKSAIFFTVGHASQMHWTQEIDRIKGLFKGNPLVGWGLMFGVMAIVGMPPFGIFTSEFLILTATIKDAPLWTPFLLLGLGVAFAALFRRVQPMVSGDVPSYQKPMKVAHVPVILHMTLVFAVGIYLPDFLNQWFHAAVELLK, from the coding sequence TCTTCTCACCAACAACGTCGGCATACTCTGGATCGCGATGGAGCTCGCCACGCTCTCGACGGTCCTTCTCGTATCGCTGTACCGCACACCTACGGCGATCGAGGCTGCATGGAAGTATTTCATCCTCTGCGGCGTAGGCATCGCACAGGCCCTCTTCGGGACGGTGCTGCTCTATTTCGCTGCCGAAAAGGTCCTTGGAGAAGGGGGCGAGGCCCTCCTCTGGACGAACCTGAGCAGGGTGAGCGGAAGTCTCGAACCTACGGTATTGTCGCTCGCTTTTGTCTTCCTCATGGTGGGATACGGCACAAAGGTCGGTCTTGTGCCGCTCCACAATTGGCTGCCCGACGCGCATAGCGAGGGTCCGACCCCCATCTCCGCGGTACTTTCGGGCCTTCTGCTCAACATCGCGCTCTATGCACTCGTGCGCTGCAAGGTGCTTGTGGACGGTTCGACGCGCAGTCATCACGCGGGAGATATCATGATGGGTTTCGGCATTCTTTCGATCCTCGTTGCGGCATTTTCCCTCTTGCGGCAGAAAGACATCAAGCGCCTCTTCTCCTATTCTTCCATAGAACATATGGGCATAGCGACCTTTGCCTTCGGCCTGGGAGGCCCCATAGCCACATTCGGAGCTCTCCTTCACATGCTTGTGCACAGTCTCGCAAAGTCGGCGATATTCTTCACCGTCGGCCATGCGTCGCAGATGCATTGGACTCAGGAGATCGACAGGATAAAAGGGCTTTTCAAAGGCAATCCTTTAGTCGGATGGGGGCTGATGTTCGGGGTGATGGCGATAGTCGGTATGCCCCCGTTCGGGATATTCACGAGCGAGTTCCTCATCTTGACGGCAACGATTAAGGATGCTCCCCTCTGGACGCCATTTCTCCTCCTCGGCCTCGGGGTGGCTTTTGCCGCTCTATTCAGGAGGGTCCAGCCCATGGTCTCAGGGGATGTGCCGTCATACCAAAAACCGATGAAGGTGGCGCACGTGCCG